The Synechocystis sp. PCC 6714 genome includes the window ATTGTTCTAGTTCAGCCCGGCGTTGGGCTACGGTGCGGGCGTGGTAGTTGGGGGTTAACTGGGTTTGTTTAAAACTGCTGTCGTGTTCTTCGTCGAGGATGATCAGTCCTAGATTGGGTAGGGGGGCAAAAATAGCGGAACGGGTACCAATGACAATTTGTTCATGGCCTAGGAGAGTTTGGCGCCAGGTGTCGTACTTTTCACCCGAGGACAGACCACTATGGTACACAGCCACTTTATTACCAAAGCGGGCCCGAAAACGATCGGTTAATTGGGGCGTTAAACCAATTTCCGGCACTAACACCAAGACGGATTGGCCCTTGCCCAGGCGATCGCCGCAGATTTGTAGGTAAACTTCCGTTTTGCCGGAGCCGGTGACGCCGTGGAGTAAAACCTGGTGATAACCCTGGAGAGGCAGGATAGTTTGGCAAGCTTGCTGTTGGGCTGGAGTTAAGGTTGGAGCCGGGCTAACATGAACGGTTGGGTGGTGGAAAAGCCGCAACTTTTCCCGTTCGGCGATCGCCACTAGCCCTTTTTTTTCTAAGGATTGAATGGTGGAAGCGGAACAGGGCACTGCTTTGAGCAAATCCGTTAACCACATTTCCCCCCCTTGTTTTTTCAGCACCGTCAAGGACCTGGCCTGCAATTCCGTCAGTTTGATTCCAGGATCAAAATCCAGTAAGGTCACCATTTTGGGTAACTGGGGCCGCAGCGATTTGGGAGGTTCGAGGTAACTTTCCACCCATTGCCGTTTGAGCAAATCCCGCAACCCCTTGGCTAAACCGGGTATTTTTTGTCGCAGGTAACGGTAACTGTAATCCCCTTCCTTAGATGATTGCAGTAGGGTCAAAATTTGCCTTGCCCCCTGGTGGGAAGGTTGACTAAGAAATAACGGCCAATCCGATGGCAGGCGATCGCCATTTAATTTAATGCGTCGTTGAGAACGCTGGAGTAACCCCGGTGGCAAAGCCATGCGAATGACGGTGATCAACTCAGTGCAGTAATATTCCGCCAACCAATGCAACAGCCGCCAATAATGGGGGGCAAAAAAGCCCGACACAATTACATCCTGAATTGGCTTAATTTTTTCTGGAGGTAAATCCGGGGGCAGGTTTACCAAACAACCCACCACGATACCCCCCAACTGTTGGTTGCCAAAGGGCACTGCCACAATGTCTCCATCCTGCACCGTTAAGTCCGGGGGAATGGCATAGGTATAAACCCCTTCATTTTGAGGTAAATCCACTAGCACTACTGCCCAGGGGCGCACTGAATCTTCTTCCTGGTAATTAAAGCCCAATTCTGCCAGAGCTAGGGGAGAAACAGTCATATTTACTTACTTTTTCCCGTTTTTACCCTTGCCATTTACCGCCAAAGATCCCGTGGGATAGACCTGCCAGGAATGCCACGCCGCCTTCACTCCGGCCAGAAAACGCTGGGAACCGCCCTGGATTTTTTTCGCCCCTTCTTTGGTGATGGTCACGCCCCGGTCAACGGTCTGGACCACGTCTTCCACCGTTCTCACCCCCTGATTTAAGTCATCCGTCAGCTCACTGATTTCCAAGCCCGTTAAACGAATGGCTTCCAACGTCGGCGGAAATTCCCGATTGAGGCTGTCGAATAATTTTTCTGCACTGCGGGCCGCCCGGGCCAGTTCCCGTAATGCTGGCAGGGCCACCACCAACACAGCGGTTAGGCTAATGGAGACCAGGGTGAGGGAAAGACCCAGCCAGAAAAGAGGTTCGGTCATAGGTACGGAAAAAGTCAACTTAAGGTGGCAGAACGTAGATTAGCGACGGTGGAAGGGTGGGATAGTAAAAATGGTGAGGAAGTTTCTAAGGAGTTCCCCCCTATTTTCTCGTTGAAGTTCTAGTATCCGTGGAGAAATCGGACAGACGTAGCTCATTGGCATAGATAAACAGACAAAATTAGCTGATTAACGATCTGCTAAAGTACTTTCCACCGTAATGTCCTTCGGTTGAGCTTCGCTTTCCGACACAACGGTGCCCTGGCTTGCTTCTACCCCGGCGGCGATCGCCTCTTTGAGCCGTTCTAGGGTACCTTGCCAATTGCGTTGGGTGGCTTCAGAAAGGTAATCGGCCTGGAGTTGGAGGGTAGTGGCCAAATCTTCCGCTAGGTCTGGCAGAGCATCAGCGGATTTTTTCAACAGTTGCCTGGTTTGCTTCCCGGAACGGGGGGCCAACAGTAAACCCACGGCCGATCCCACTAAACCACCAATCACCATGCCCGCCAACAGAGCGCCACCTTTGTTATTGCTGGCCATGTTCCCCCGCAAAAAGAATTTCCCCCATTCTAGTGGACGGGGAGAAAATGCTGGCCCAATTCCCCCATTTGTCTGGGTTAATCCGTTCGGCTAACTTTAGCTGGCGGTTAATTTTTGATGAAACTCGTCTATGGGCATGGGACGACCGTAGAAATAACCCTGGTAAACATTACAACCCAATTGGGCCAGGAATTGCACCTGTTCCTTCGTTTCCACCCCTTCCGCCACGATCGCCAGATTAAAGGTGTGGGCAACGCTGATGATGGCCTCCACCAAGGCGGCATTGTTGAGATCTTGGGGCACATCCTGGACAAAAGCCCGGTCAATTTTTAGTTCATTCAGGGGTAATCGTTTTAAATAGGCCAGGGAAGAATAGCCGGTACCAAAATCATCCACTGAAAAGTGGACACCCAAGGTTTGTAACTCGAACATAGTGGCGATCGCCTGATGGGTATCCTCCACAATTAAACCTTCCGTCACTTCCAGGGTGAGGCGGTAGGGGTCCACCCCAGTGGAATCTAGTAGGGTTTTAGTTTCCTTTGCAAAATGGGGTTGGCGAAATTGCCGGGGACTGACATTAACGGCAATGCGGAGACTGGAGCCCAACGGTTGTAAACGGGCTAGATACTGACAGACCTGCTCCAGGACAAAATTGCCAATGTTGTAGATCAAGCCAATTTCCTCCGCAATGGGAATGAACACATTGGGGGGGATAAAACCCTGACTAGGATGGTTCCAACGGAGCAAAGCCTCCGCCCCAATCCAGATGCCATTACTATCCACCTGGGGTTGTAGATAAACCTGGAATTGTTTTTGCTCCAGTGCATGGCGTAGGTCTGCCTCCAGGGCAAAGCGGGACTCCACCTCCAATTGCATTTGCGACTCAAACAAACAAACCTTATTGCGACCCGCCTTTTTAGCTTGGTACATGGCGGTGTCCGCCTCTTTAAATAGGTCGTTGACCTTCTCATTTAGTTTGGGAAAGAGGGTGATGCCGATACTGCCGCTGATCTGCACCTCTTCCGCTTCCAGACTGAAGGGGGTAGCCAAGGCCCTGCGAATTTTTTCTCCCACACTCAGCCCTAAACGGGCGGCCAATTCCCGGTCATGGGCCAACTCCGGCAATAGCACAACAAATTCATCCCCCCCCAACCGAGCCACTGTGTCGGAATCCCGCAAATTATCCTGTAATCTTTC containing:
- a CDS encoding YtxH domain-containing protein, which encodes MASNNKGGALLAGMVIGGLVGSAVGLLLAPRSGKQTRQLLKKSADALPDLAEDLATTLQLQADYLSEATQRNWQGTLERLKEAIAAGVEASQGTVVSESEAQPKDITVESTLADR
- the priA gene encoding primosomal protein N', with product MTVSPLALAELGFNYQEEDSVRPWAVVLVDLPQNEGVYTYAIPPDLTVQDGDIVAVPFGNQQLGGIVVGCLVNLPPDLPPEKIKPIQDVIVSGFFAPHYWRLLHWLAEYYCTELITVIRMALPPGLLQRSQRRIKLNGDRLPSDWPLFLSQPSHQGARQILTLLQSSKEGDYSYRYLRQKIPGLAKGLRDLLKRQWVESYLEPPKSLRPQLPKMVTLLDFDPGIKLTELQARSLTVLKKQGGEMWLTDLLKAVPCSASTIQSLEKKGLVAIAEREKLRLFHHPTVHVSPAPTLTPAQQQACQTILPLQGYHQVLLHGVTGSGKTEVYLQICGDRLGKGQSVLVLVPEIGLTPQLTDRFRARFGNKVAVYHSGLSSGEKYDTWRQTLLGHEQIVIGTRSAIFAPLPNLGLIILDEEHDSSFKQTQLTPNYHARTVAQRRAELEQCPLILGSATPSLESWQGIAEQKKHPQRHYLELPERVQSRPLPPVQIVDMRADLKQGNRSIFSRALQTALGELKAKQQQGILFINRRGHSTFVSCRSCGYVLECPNCDVSLSYHYVQGDNQPLLRCHYCNHAETQPKVCPECSSPYLKFFGSGTQKVTEALTAEFPDLRWIRFDSDTTRRKGAHRALLDQFKRGEADLLVGTQMLTKGLDLAQVTLVGVVAADSLLNFADYRSAERGFQTLAQVSGRAGRGDEPGQVIIQTYTPRHPVIQAVKSHNYHGFIAQELPQREMLNYPPYGKLILLRCLGSNEREVEKTIQAIAVLCGKILPETVEILGPAPASILRIAQRYRWQLLLKCPGHNQLIVPLDKLKQLCPSSVYLDIDVDPIGID